CAGTTCGGTTACTGTTGAAACTGCTGTAAGGAAATCGATTACCAATCCTACGCTCTTAAGCGATCGACAACTTTATTTTGCCCTCAAACACTTTGTTGGCAAGGTCGATGGCGTTTATACTTATCGCGATTCGGCACGAGGATTCCTGACGCAAACTAATCAAAAACAGTCTTACCAAACATTCAAAACCAGCTTGTATGAATATCTTTTAGAAACGATTGAATCTCGTTATGGCAGTCAGCATTTCAACGAACGTCTTTACAAACAGCTTCAAGAGACTTTCCCTGAAAAGGATCTCCAGCCGTTGGATAGTTTCTTGATCGCGCAAACGTGCAGCAGTCTTTTCAAGTTTCTGGTTGAAGATCCAGAACATCCCAATTTTTATGTTTTCCTGGATTTGATCTTTAATTTGGGTACATCGAGAACGATTGGATTGCTGCTCAAAATAACGTTAATTGCTCAACCAGTAAAACCTCATTTAGAAAAGCGATTTTCGGTACTGTTTAATTATTATGAATCTAAAGAAATGCGAGATATTGACTGGCTGGTTGAAGCATTAGAAAATTTAAATGTGGCATTGAGTTCAAATTTTGGAGATGCCGATCTTTCTTTTTTCAAGTATTTATAAGCTAAAACACATCTAAATTGGATATCTGGCGCTCTCTATCAAAGCCGTCAATCCCTCACCGTGTCAGTCTCATTCACAATTTCAAGGCATAGCAGCTTAGTGGGACTTTTGCAAAATTCAGTCGATTTCTTTCGTTAGTTCGGAATTTTCTGGGATACTTTGCTGGGAAGATAACCAAATTGCTATTGTACTGACACTTGCCCCCAAAATCGCGATCGCGGGAAGAACGACACCACTTTGGGTAACAGAAACTAAAGGGATGCAAATTCCTAACATTCCCGTTGCAAATCCCCAAACAAACGCAGTTGCAACAACCTTAGAAACCTGACCTCTTGTGCGATATTCCATTTGTAATTATCTCCAAGTCTATGGTTTTAGGGAAACTCATTAAACGATCGAACTTTTCTGTTGCCGATTGCTTATAATTTATGCCTAATGTAGATTAGGCGCTCAAATACCTATCCTATCGCTGTTTCTTATTACTATTCCCTCACCCTAACAAGGGTTTTAGGGTGTTCGCATTAGGCGTAATTTTGTACCTTACCCGACGAAGAAACGCTTTTTTCAGTAAAATTCACTGTAGCAATTCGTTCTGGATAATCGATGGTCAAGTCTGCGGCGACAACATCCTATGCAATTGATTTTGGTACGAGCAATACCTTAATTACCCGTTGGAATGCTTTAACCCAACAGCCAGAAACTGTGAGTTTATCGGGGTTATCGCAACAGTTAGCGGATAATCCCCCGTTGATTCCTAGTTTGGTTTATGTGGAAGATGCCCGTCAAGGAAAAATTATTGTGGGACAGGCGGTGCGCGATCGCGGACTGGATATTGCCAACGATCCTCGCTTTTTCAGCAGCTTTAAACGAGGCATTGGGACGGCGATGCAAGGATTCTTACCGGAACTCGATGGGATTACAGTAACCTTCGAGCAGGTGGGTCAGTGGTTCTTACAGACCGCGATCGCGCAACTTCAAGCAGAAACCAACGATTCCCTAGATTCCCTGATTTTAACGGTTCCGGTGGATAGTTTTGAAGCCTATCGCAATTGGTTGAGTGGGGTGGCGCGCGATCTTTCCGTCGAACGAGTCCGAATGCTCGACGAACCCACGGCTGCGGCATTGGGATACGATGCAACTGATGGGGATCTGCTGCTGGTGGTGGATTTTGGTGGCGGAACTCTCGATCTCTCACTGGTTCGCCTCGATTTGGGACGCGGGAAAAAACCCCAAGGGTTTATTCTCAAATGGGGTGAAAAATCCTTCGGAAAAGATTCCGCACAAAAAATGAAAACCGCTCGCGTTCTCGCCAAAGCAGGGCAAAATTTAGGAGGCGCGGATATTGATAATTGGTTGGTGGATTATTTTTCCGAAACCCAGGGATTGCCGAAATCTTCGTTGATTGCGCGGTTAGCCGAACGTCTCAAAATTCAACTTTCCGTGCAACCGCAAGCGAGTGAGGCATATTTTAATGATGAAACCTTTGAGAGTTACCAACTCTCTCTCGATCGCGCGACTTTTGAAACCCTTCTCAAAGAACGAAACTTTTTTCAGCAACTCGATGATTTAATGGTGCAGGTATTGCAGAGGGGACGCTTGCAAGGCATCGAAGCGACGGATATCGATGCAGTGTTGTTGGTGGGGGGAACCGTGCGAATTCCGGCAGTTCGGACGTGGGTTGAGCAATACTTCGATCGCGAAAAAATTCGTTGTGACTCTCCCTTCGAGGCGATCGCGCGCGGCGCATTGCAACTCTCTCAAGGCTTTGAACTTAAGGATTTCCTCTACCACAGTTACGGCATTCGCTACTGGAATCGTCGGGAAAATCGCCACGATTGGCATTCCCTGATTAAAGCCGGACAGCCCTACCCCACCGCCGATCCCGTAGAATTGACCTTGGGCGCTTCGGTGGAAAATCAACCCAGAATCGAATTGATTATCGGGGAATTGGGTGCAGAAACCGGAGGAACAGAAGTGTATTTTGATGGAGATCGTTTGGTCACGC
Above is a genomic segment from Lusitaniella coriacea LEGE 07157 containing:
- a CDS encoding Hsp70 family protein is translated as MVKSAATTSYAIDFGTSNTLITRWNALTQQPETVSLSGLSQQLADNPPLIPSLVYVEDARQGKIIVGQAVRDRGLDIANDPRFFSSFKRGIGTAMQGFLPELDGITVTFEQVGQWFLQTAIAQLQAETNDSLDSLILTVPVDSFEAYRNWLSGVARDLSVERVRMLDEPTAAALGYDATDGDLLLVVDFGGGTLDLSLVRLDLGRGKKPQGFILKWGEKSFGKDSAQKMKTARVLAKAGQNLGGADIDNWLVDYFSETQGLPKSSLIARLAERLKIQLSVQPQASEAYFNDETFESYQLSLDRATFETLLKERNFFQQLDDLMVQVLQRGRLQGIEATDIDAVLLVGGTVRIPAVRTWVEQYFDREKIRCDSPFEAIARGALQLSQGFELKDFLYHSYGIRYWNRRENRHDWHSLIKAGQPYPTADPVELTLGASVENQPRIELIIGELGAETGGTEVYFDGDRLVTRSLDATETSVQTLNDSDGARTLAKLDPPGNPGRDRVKLRFRVDEQRFLRLTVEDILANQILLDNQFVAQLR